TCGGAGGTCGAGGTCGGAGAGGAGAGGGACGGGGAGCCAGATGTCGCGGGGTGCGAAGGGTGGGCCGATGACTTCGCCGTGGATCTTGCGGTTCCAGACGATCATGATGGAGATGGGTCCGAGGATTCGGTTGGCTTTGAGTTCGATGGAGCGGGTCTGTCCGTTGGTGAGGGTGTCGAAGGCCCAGCCGTAGCGTCGGACGATGCGGCCTGTGAAGGCGGTGGGTTCGGTGTTGACGACGGGAAGGTCGTCGAGTTCCATGCGGCCGGCCATGAGGATTTTGAGGGCGTTGTCGATGTTGGCGACGCCTGCGCCCCAGCGGTCGGCGAGGGGTCTGCCGGGCTCGCGGGTCCAGCCGTCGGGTTTGGTGGCCCCGGCGAGGAGGGCGGCTTTGATGACTTCGGAGCGTTGGGCGATGTCGGCGTGGTTGTCGAGTTTGCCGGCGGCTTCGAGGAGGCAGGCGACGATGGCGGTGACGGCGGGGGTGGTGAAGGAGGTTTGTCCGCCAGGTGCGACGAGGTCGGGTTTGGAGCGGCCGATGCCGTCGACTTCGGTGCGTCCCCTGGAGCTGAGTCCGTTGATCGCGCCAACGGCGATGACGTTGTAGGCGGAGGCGAGTGCTGCGGGGATGGGTGAGTCGGCGCCGTTGTTGACGCCTACGGCCATGATGACGTCGCGGGTGTCGATCTGGTAGTCGACGCGGCGGAGGAGTTGCTCGACGCCTTGGTGGCTTTCGGAGATCCATGAGTGGTTGAAGACGCGGATGGGGTCGTCTTGGAGGGGTGGGAGGTCGGAGTTGAGTCGGAGGTAGCTTTCGGTGAGCCAGCCGAGAGTGGAGAAGGCGTGGACGGTGCGGATGCCGGGGGCGATTCCGGTGGAGCCGTAGATGACGCGAGAGGTGGCGGTGGCGTGGCCGAAGGGTGTGGAGGGTCCGGTCCGGGGGACGAAGGTGATGGCGCGGAAGGCGAGGTTGGTGACATCGGCGAGGTATTCGGTGTCTCCGCCTTCGACGTGTCCGGCAACGATGCCGCGGCCTCTGGGGAAGTGGTTGCCGAGTCGTCGTCGGGCGGTGTCGAGGCCGATAGCGCGGACGGTGGTGAGTCTGGGGAGGCTTGGGGCCTGGATCATCTGCTGGTGTTGTTGGTCGTTGCCGGCATC
This Phycisphaeraceae bacterium DNA region includes the following protein-coding sequences:
- a CDS encoding S8 family serine peptidase; translated protein: MKRPPWTTIFTTLIILLAGIIALRLDPLNANAQRLDTRVDGRVPDAGNDQQHQQMIQAPSLPRLTTVRAIGLDTARRRLGNHFPRGRGIVAGHVEGGDTEYLADVTNLAFRAITFVPRTGPSTPFGHATATSRVIYGSTGIAPGIRTVHAFSTLGWLTESYLRLNSDLPPLQDDPIRVFNHSWISESHQGVEQLLRRVDYQIDTRDVIMAVGVNNGADSPIPAALASAYNVIAVGAINGLSSRGRTEVDGIGRSKPDLVAPGGQTSFTTPAVTAIVACLLEAAGKLDNHADIAQRSEVIKAALLAGATKPDGWTREPGRPLADRWGAGVANIDNALKILMAGRMELDDLPVVNTEPTAFTGRIVRRYGWAFDTLTNGQTRSIELKANRILGPISIMIVWNRKIHGEVIGPPFAPRDIWLPVPLLSDLDLRLIALPDVDTAPNASQTVFASSSSRVDNVEHLYIEALPPGRYRLEITRHPYPLTRQPRDQDYALAWRIELPDQQAQAAAAER